A region of Fibrobacter succinogenes subsp. succinogenes S85 DNA encodes the following proteins:
- a CDS encoding histidine phosphatase family protein — MILWTIRHTKPYNPKDVCYGRLDFDVSPTFEDESDKALKALVESGAKPTRLFSSPLIRCTKFADKASKMLDLPVEKEPAIIELNFGTWEGQKLTEVPRSEMHAWTSDLRGYRFPEGENFYDIDKRAGEFLDKLPDDGEFLCITHAGVIAALQHSRCGLPDEVFVEGMFTYAMVTRFEFTRNADGMYHGTFTKIHDGIPMPSLKMEKA; from the coding sequence ATGATTCTTTGGACGATTCGACATACCAAGCCTTACAATCCGAAAGACGTTTGCTACGGAAGGCTAGACTTTGACGTCTCCCCCACTTTTGAAGATGAATCCGACAAGGCGCTCAAGGCGCTCGTAGAATCAGGAGCAAAGCCGACTCGTTTGTTCTCAAGTCCGCTCATCCGCTGCACCAAGTTCGCAGACAAGGCCTCTAAAATGCTCGACTTGCCCGTCGAAAAAGAGCCTGCGATTATCGAACTCAACTTCGGGACATGGGAAGGCCAAAAGCTGACGGAAGTTCCACGCTCCGAGATGCACGCCTGGACAAGCGACCTCCGCGGCTACCGCTTTCCAGAAGGCGAAAACTTTTACGATATCGACAAACGTGCAGGTGAATTTTTGGATAAGCTCCCCGATGATGGAGAATTCCTGTGCATCACGCACGCAGGCGTAATCGCCGCACTGCAGCATTCTCGCTGCGGACTGCCGGACGAAGTCTTCGTTGAAGGGATGTTTACCTATGCCATGGTGACGCGCTTTGAATTTACTCGTAACGCAGATGGAATGTACCACGGAACGTTCACGAAGATTCACGACGGCATACCAATGCCCTCGCTTAAAATGGAAAAAGCTTAA
- a CDS encoding DUF5683 domain-containing protein: MALKSSIMALLALCVSLFAQATVPVVHSDSVSVPAADAEDESDDDDSVEAPVEENFEVVATPLVKGKTGILAIDTLPVNEWDIPTERNSLKYAMLFSLLPGGGQYYTEHYVRGGFLTGIEGLLIYDVFFNRSYQRDRLLDRARPFQDSVLYFTTKVLEANKNKASRDSIATYHAKRLEFLERVRAQSDKKMEQEDVRKAEVAWLIGVHLYGMFDTFGIWYNNNYRSTEYRDMKTAVLWGLLPGGGQIFNRDFGKAGLVYMGILGAIASVSTSQNMVNYYLDRKHLVEKENPKSEEYDRITERITYYRKNRNTYIWGGVLIYLYSIADAAVDALLSDFDNPLHMAVLPNFNGGAQALMSLDF, from the coding sequence ATGGCTCTTAAATCATCTATAATGGCACTCTTGGCGCTGTGTGTATCGCTTTTCGCACAGGCTACGGTACCCGTAGTTCATTCCGACTCGGTCAGTGTGCCTGCGGCAGATGCAGAAGATGAGTCTGACGACGATGATTCGGTAGAAGCGCCTGTTGAAGAAAATTTTGAAGTTGTTGCGACTCCGCTGGTGAAGGGCAAAACGGGAATTTTGGCAATTGATACGCTCCCTGTGAACGAATGGGATATCCCGACAGAGCGCAATTCCCTCAAGTATGCCATGCTTTTTAGCCTCCTCCCGGGTGGCGGCCAGTATTACACGGAACATTACGTTCGTGGCGGATTCTTGACAGGCATTGAAGGCTTGCTGATTTACGATGTCTTTTTTAACAGGTCTTACCAGCGCGATAGACTTTTGGACCGTGCTCGCCCCTTCCAAGATTCTGTCCTTTATTTCACGACGAAGGTGCTGGAGGCCAATAAAAACAAGGCTTCCCGCGATAGTATTGCAACGTACCATGCAAAGCGTCTGGAATTCCTAGAACGTGTGCGAGCGCAGAGCGATAAAAAAATGGAACAGGAAGATGTACGCAAGGCAGAGGTGGCTTGGCTCATCGGTGTGCATTTGTACGGAATGTTTGATACTTTTGGCATCTGGTACAATAATAATTACAGAAGTACTGAATATCGCGACATGAAGACTGCTGTTCTATGGGGACTTTTGCCGGGTGGTGGGCAGATTTTCAACCGTGATTTTGGCAAGGCGGGCCTTGTCTATATGGGTATTCTCGGAGCGATTGCAAGTGTTTCTACTTCGCAGAACATGGTCAATTATTACCTTGACCGTAAACACTTGGTCGAAAAAGAAAATCCCAAGTCCGAAGAGTACGATCGAATTACAGAACGTATAACGTATTATCGCAAAAACCGTAACACGTATATTTGGGGCGGAGTCTTAATTTACTTGTACTCCATTGCTGATGCTGCTGTAGATGCGCTCCTAAGCGATTTCGACAATCCCTTGCACATGGCCGTCCTCCCGAATTTTAACGGTGGCGCCCAAGCTTTGATGTCTTTGGATTTTTAA
- the recA gene encoding recombinase RecA, producing MAKKTTTPTSNLSSEKAKAVEAAIAQIEKNYGKGSIMALGQQPVEDIPVIPTGCIQLDMALGVGGFPRGRIIEIYGPESSGKTTLALHAIAEAQKLGGVAAFIDAEHAFDAVYARKLGVDIESLLVSQPDTGEQALDIAETLVRSGAIDIIVVDSVAALVPQAEINGEMGDNHVGLQARLMSQALRKLTGILSKSNTCMLFINQLRMKIGVMFGNPETTTGGNALKFYATQRIDIRRIAAIKNGEEVIGNRTRVKIVKNKVAAPFTQCEFDILYGVGISREASILDLACELDIIQKSGSWFSYNNERIGQGRENTRLFLKDNAELCSEIEQKIRESMKDVELFKLGENDAVDLGDDGDGEASIQEEA from the coding sequence ATGGCCAAGAAAACAACAACACCCACCAGCAACCTTTCCAGCGAAAAAGCAAAAGCAGTCGAAGCAGCAATCGCCCAGATTGAAAAGAATTACGGTAAAGGTTCCATCATGGCCCTCGGTCAACAGCCTGTCGAAGACATCCCAGTCATCCCGACGGGTTGCATCCAGCTTGACATGGCACTCGGCGTGGGAGGATTCCCCCGCGGCCGTATCATTGAAATTTACGGACCTGAATCTTCTGGTAAGACGACGCTTGCCTTGCACGCCATCGCCGAAGCCCAGAAACTCGGCGGCGTAGCAGCATTCATCGATGCAGAACACGCTTTTGACGCGGTCTACGCCCGCAAGCTCGGTGTCGATATCGAATCGCTCCTCGTGTCCCAGCCGGATACCGGCGAACAGGCTCTTGACATCGCCGAAACGCTCGTGCGTTCTGGCGCCATCGACATCATCGTCGTGGACTCTGTGGCAGCCCTTGTGCCGCAAGCCGAAATCAACGGTGAAATGGGCGACAACCACGTGGGTCTCCAAGCTCGCCTTATGTCCCAGGCTCTCCGCAAGCTCACCGGCATTCTCTCCAAGTCCAACACCTGCATGCTCTTCATCAACCAGCTCCGTATGAAGATTGGCGTGATGTTCGGCAACCCGGAAACGACCACCGGCGGTAATGCCCTCAAGTTCTACGCCACACAGCGTATCGACATCCGCCGCATCGCCGCCATCAAGAACGGCGAAGAAGTCATCGGTAACCGCACCCGCGTAAAGATTGTGAAGAACAAGGTCGCCGCTCCGTTTACCCAGTGCGAATTTGACATACTCTACGGTGTGGGCATTTCTCGTGAAGCTTCCATCCTAGACCTCGCCTGCGAACTCGACATCATCCAAAAGAGCGGATCCTGGTTCAGCTACAACAACGAACGTATCGGCCAGGGTCGCGAAAATACCCGTCTCTTCTTGAAGGACAACGCCGAACTCTGCAGCGAAATTGAACAGAAAATTCGCGAAAGCATGAAGGACGTAGAACTCTTCAAGCTCGGTGAAAACGACGCAGTTGATCTTGGCGACGACGGTGACGGCGAAGCCAGTATACAAGAAGAAGCTTAA
- a CDS encoding CinA family protein, with product MMNETINIEHEIHELAMKIKEALIKRGEMMATAESCTGGLIASSIVNEPGSSAILKGGIVAYQNEVKHEMLGVSDEILEKYGAVSEQTVKAMAEGARKKFNCEWAVATSGIAGPTGAEPGKPVGTVWMCVANSLQNEAFCEIFAGNRGQIREKSVYMIMSKLLFLLNSQKSTCTKVH from the coding sequence ATGATGAACGAAACGATCAATATCGAACACGAAATTCACGAACTTGCCATGAAAATCAAGGAAGCTCTGATCAAACGAGGCGAGATGATGGCGACTGCGGAATCCTGCACGGGCGGGCTTATCGCATCAAGCATCGTCAACGAGCCTGGTTCTTCTGCGATTTTGAAGGGTGGAATCGTAGCCTACCAGAACGAAGTCAAGCACGAAATGCTGGGAGTTAGCGATGAAATCCTCGAAAAATACGGTGCGGTCAGCGAACAGACCGTAAAAGCCATGGCAGAAGGCGCCCGCAAGAAATTCAATTGCGAATGGGCGGTCGCCACTTCGGGAATCGCGGGTCCAACCGGAGCAGAACCGGGAAAACCTGTCGGTACAGTATGGATGTGTGTCGCCAATAGTTTGCAAAATGAAGCTTTTTGCGAAATTTTTGCAGGAAATCGAGGCCAAATCCGAGAAAAAAGCGTGTATATGATAATGAGCAAGCTCCTTTTTTTGCTGAATAGCCAAAAAAGCACTTGCACAAAAGTTCACTAA
- a CDS encoding TIGR02171 family lipoprotein yields the protein MKKAITFGVISLLAFGLWTSCSHSNSSECHNDIEDEEPSIEGFVKQKGPKTVSLTDASDESNVTMTVQLDYDFYISRTEVTREQYADLMGGNVPEKEKNLPKVDVNFYDAVLYANALSKSEGRDTVYTYANSNFTPSGRCVFLEGLATHYEVSGYRLPTEAEWIYVAKKFWDVENSWNADNSSSEAHEVCSIPGLDGSNVKFEENPDVVCNMTGNVAEWVDGWLADFKDTTLTNYVGASAPNSLKENMIKGGNYRLSPNDININTRRDVYPIAMNSSADYVGFRLVLGAIDNPLQLDPSGKVNTVKINIVATTESILETLNAKKAKAKLVFRNDVTEKLTLIDYTKNASRAVEIENATSAFHPDVSPDGNYVAFSTQIEGLPGKSKVYVCHLDSACSGKVELPVENAAIPRFRVLESGDTVIVYVSDAGSNKDSLTWAGYSTWVVPFARGKFGTPRLLLKGSFNGGVTEGLAVTGSKLLRVATWNEPDKVKYDVWYNKEQACNVSLASDGSSRTLFLDFGGSTGQKFVGQKYGTHEQILVMDSKGKLVDAVASPAGYSYDHTEWVTGKNAAVATLTDKNMSHKKIVLIDMETKKIVELVESDELWHPVLWIEQSTPAVEKSSSSSEIAPNSSSSGNSEPESSSSSKYSLVLDPDSAGIYAFSYAQFKDFIIRYKMELLWQFADSANVVVLGSSRPLNAVYPTRLNSKFTGVNLGLASCTIHMSKDILMKYIWPHYKKLKYVVVSLDLDFWWKTASAKDNNWFADNDANAKYLLYPGFVYDKNHDYWAGEEDITPLYEATKEGILYPSPSRCDNIIASRGQLQTSCSKSWPGANFGATISDPGQEIINSSMNSLKTIIEESAKRGVTVIGTILPQSPAYKNSSMFGYSGMNRSITDSLIGEFVKMEKTYSNFVLFDENKDGLHDYTNGMNEDSQHLCDEGAKLYTYRLDSLLLKLDNR from the coding sequence ATGAAAAAGGCGATTACTTTCGGCGTTATTTCATTGTTGGCATTCGGTCTCTGGACAAGTTGTTCCCATAGCAATTCTAGTGAATGTCACAATGACATTGAAGATGAAGAACCATCCATAGAAGGTTTTGTAAAGCAGAAAGGTCCTAAAACGGTATCTTTGACAGACGCCTCTGACGAATCTAACGTTACGATGACGGTCCAACTGGATTACGACTTCTACATTAGTCGCACCGAAGTAACTAGAGAACAGTACGCCGACCTCATGGGTGGCAATGTACCGGAAAAAGAAAAGAACCTCCCCAAAGTCGATGTTAATTTCTACGACGCGGTTTTGTACGCCAACGCATTAAGTAAAAGCGAAGGGCGTGACACCGTATATACTTATGCGAATTCCAATTTCACCCCCTCGGGAAGGTGCGTATTTCTAGAAGGACTAGCCACTCACTACGAAGTATCTGGCTATCGACTACCAACGGAAGCCGAGTGGATATATGTCGCCAAAAAATTCTGGGATGTTGAAAATTCCTGGAATGCAGATAATTCTTCATCAGAGGCACACGAAGTTTGTTCCATCCCCGGACTAGACGGTTCGAATGTCAAATTTGAAGAAAATCCAGATGTTGTCTGCAATATGACAGGAAATGTTGCCGAATGGGTGGATGGATGGCTTGCGGATTTTAAAGACACGACACTGACAAACTATGTTGGCGCCTCCGCTCCCAATAGTTTAAAAGAAAACATGATAAAGGGCGGAAACTATCGGTTGTCACCCAACGACATCAATATCAACACGCGTCGAGATGTGTATCCTATCGCGATGAATTCTAGCGCTGATTATGTAGGTTTCAGGCTAGTGCTTGGAGCCATCGACAATCCACTTCAGCTAGACCCCTCTGGGAAAGTGAATACAGTCAAGATAAACATAGTAGCAACCACAGAATCTATTTTGGAAACTTTAAACGCCAAAAAAGCAAAGGCGAAACTCGTATTTAGAAACGATGTTACCGAGAAACTGACATTAATCGATTACACCAAGAATGCTTCCAGGGCCGTTGAAATTGAAAATGCGACAAGCGCATTCCATCCTGACGTATCTCCCGATGGCAATTATGTCGCGTTCAGCACCCAAATTGAAGGACTACCCGGAAAATCAAAAGTTTATGTTTGCCACTTGGATTCCGCCTGTTCCGGGAAAGTAGAACTCCCCGTAGAAAATGCCGCTATACCGCGATTTAGGGTATTAGAATCCGGCGATACCGTTATAGTGTATGTATCTGATGCAGGAAGCAACAAGGATTCCTTGACTTGGGCTGGATACAGCACTTGGGTTGTACCTTTCGCAAGGGGAAAGTTCGGCACGCCCCGGCTATTGCTAAAGGGAAGTTTTAACGGAGGCGTAACAGAGGGACTTGCGGTAACCGGTTCGAAGCTTTTGCGTGTCGCCACTTGGAACGAGCCTGACAAGGTTAAATACGACGTCTGGTACAACAAAGAACAGGCCTGCAACGTTTCTCTTGCCAGCGATGGTTCAAGCCGGACTTTATTCCTCGATTTTGGTGGTTCTACAGGTCAAAAGTTTGTCGGCCAAAAATACGGGACTCACGAACAAATTCTTGTAATGGATAGCAAAGGAAAGTTAGTGGATGCAGTTGCGTCCCCAGCAGGCTATTCCTATGATCATACGGAATGGGTGACCGGCAAAAATGCTGCAGTGGCAACACTTACCGACAAAAACATGTCCCATAAAAAAATTGTCTTAATAGACATGGAAACGAAAAAAATTGTTGAACTTGTAGAAAGCGATGAATTATGGCATCCGGTTCTTTGGATAGAACAGTCTACGCCTGCGGTCGAAAAAAGCAGCTCTTCTAGCGAAATCGCCCCCAATAGTTCTTCAAGCGGAAATTCCGAACCAGAATCATCAAGTTCCAGCAAATACAGCCTAGTCTTGGATCCCGACAGCGCCGGAATATACGCATTCAGCTACGCCCAGTTCAAGGACTTCATTATACGATACAAGATGGAACTTTTGTGGCAGTTTGCCGATTCCGCCAATGTAGTTGTCTTAGGGTCTTCGCGCCCTCTAAACGCTGTTTACCCCACAAGACTTAACAGCAAATTCACTGGGGTAAACTTAGGTCTTGCTTCATGCACGATCCATATGTCAAAAGACATCTTGATGAAATACATTTGGCCCCACTACAAAAAACTGAAGTATGTGGTAGTGTCGCTCGATTTGGATTTTTGGTGGAAAACAGCGTCTGCCAAAGATAACAACTGGTTCGCAGACAACGACGCTAATGCAAAATACCTGTTATATCCTGGATTCGTATATGACAAGAATCATGATTACTGGGCAGGTGAAGAAGATATTACACCTTTATACGAGGCTACGAAAGAAGGCATACTCTATCCGTCGCCAAGTCGTTGCGACAATATTATCGCATCCAGAGGTCAATTGCAAACTTCTTGCTCAAAATCGTGGCCAGGGGCAAACTTTGGAGCAACCATTAGCGATCCTGGACAAGAAATCATCAACAGCTCTATGAATTCCCTAAAGACCATCATTGAAGAGTCGGCCAAACGAGGTGTAACAGTCATCGGGACAATCCTCCCACAGTCTCCTGCATACAAAAATTCCTCGATGTTTGGTTACTCAGGTATGAACCGCAGTATAACCGATTCTCTAATCGGCGAATTCGTCAAGATGGAAAAGACATATTCGAATTTTGTCCTGTTCGACGAAAACAAGGACGGTCTACACGACTACACCAATGGGATGAACGAAGACTCGCAGCACCTTTGCGATGAAGGAGCCAAGCTCTACACTTACCGTTTGGATTCCCTTTTGCTTAAACTTGACAACAGGTAG